In a genomic window of Streptomyces katrae:
- a CDS encoding pseudouridine synthase, translating into MSRRSHIPPAPLPQQDGIDPVRMRLPPDPGGRWPRLGDYLTERYAGTRGAESMARLLAQGRVLGEGGRVLRPQDPYEPGGWLWFHRDMPAEPPVPFPIRVVHRDQHLLVVDKPHFLATTPRGSHVTQTALARLRRELGLPALSPAHRLDRMTAGLVMFSIRPEDRGAYQLLFQQRRVRKEYEAIAPHDPDVTLPRTVRSHIEKVRGQMAAVEVADAEPNAESLVELVGTRGALGRYRLTPHTGRTHQLRVHMNSLGLPILGDPVYPVVAEPADPADYRRPLQLLARTLAFTDPVTGLAHHLETGLTLQAWDDPEGWEAGAPHTA; encoded by the coding sequence GTGAGCCGCAGATCCCACATCCCTCCCGCGCCCCTCCCCCAGCAGGACGGCATCGACCCGGTCCGCATGCGCCTTCCCCCCGACCCCGGGGGCCGCTGGCCCCGCCTGGGCGACTACCTGACCGAGCGCTACGCCGGCACGCGCGGCGCCGAGTCCATGGCGCGGCTGCTCGCCCAGGGCCGGGTCCTCGGCGAGGGCGGGCGGGTGCTGCGGCCGCAGGACCCGTACGAGCCCGGCGGCTGGCTCTGGTTCCACCGCGACATGCCGGCCGAGCCGCCCGTCCCCTTCCCGATCCGCGTCGTCCACCGCGACCAGCACCTCCTGGTGGTGGACAAGCCGCACTTCCTGGCGACCACCCCGCGCGGCAGCCACGTCACCCAGACCGCGCTGGCCCGGCTGCGCCGGGAGCTCGGCCTGCCCGCGCTCAGCCCGGCGCACCGCCTGGACCGGATGACGGCCGGACTGGTGATGTTCAGCATCCGCCCCGAGGACCGGGGCGCCTACCAGCTCCTGTTCCAGCAGCGGCGGGTCCGCAAGGAGTACGAGGCCATCGCCCCCCACGACCCGGACGTCACCCTGCCCCGGACCGTGCGCAGCCACATCGAGAAGGTCCGCGGGCAGATGGCGGCGGTCGAGGTCGCGGACGCCGAACCCAACGCCGAGAGCCTGGTCGAACTCGTCGGGACCCGGGGCGCCCTGGGCCGCTACCGCCTCACCCCGCACACCGGGCGCACCCACCAGCTGCGGGTGCACATGAACAGCCTCGGCCTGCCCATCCTGGGCGACCCGGTCTACCCGGTGGTCGCCGAACCCGCCGACCCGGCGGACTACCGGCGTCCGCTCCAGCTGCTGGCCCGGACCCTGGCCTTCACCGACCCGGTCACGGGCCTCGCCCACCACCTGGAGACGGGCCTGACCCTCCAGGCCTGGGACGACCCCGAGGGCTGGGAAGCGGGAGCGCCCCACACTGCCTAG
- the tatC gene encoding twin-arginine translocase subunit TatC: MLKSARKQGKRDRLPKDAEGRMPLVEHLRELRNRLLKSVLAIAVVTVVCAYFFRPIIDFLLEPMLSSVGCVGGATHQRNGAPCAEMTANGLTGPFSIALKVGLSAGMVLSAPVWLYQLWAFAAPGLHKNEKRYTLSFVAVGAPLFLAGAVLAYKILPQTAEILLGFTPDHVKNLLPVDDYLDLVTRMVVVFGLAFELPLILVLLNFTGILSAKRLGSWWRGMVLGITIFAAFATPTGDPVTMLTLASPIVALYFLALGICLLNDRRRRRADPDAGLDDDEASELDLTPSSIGGADAAPAPSVLPEQADGGRRQINGYDDAT, translated from the coding sequence TTGCTCAAGTCTGCCCGCAAGCAGGGGAAACGAGATCGGCTTCCGAAGGACGCCGAAGGGCGGATGCCGCTCGTCGAGCACCTGCGTGAGCTGAGAAACCGCCTGCTGAAGTCGGTCCTGGCGATCGCCGTGGTCACGGTCGTCTGCGCCTACTTCTTCCGGCCGATCATCGACTTCCTGCTGGAGCCGATGCTCTCCTCCGTCGGCTGTGTGGGCGGAGCCACCCACCAGCGCAACGGCGCCCCCTGCGCCGAGATGACGGCCAACGGTCTGACCGGCCCGTTCTCCATCGCGCTGAAGGTCGGCCTCTCGGCGGGCATGGTGCTGTCCGCGCCGGTGTGGCTGTACCAGCTGTGGGCGTTCGCCGCCCCCGGCCTGCACAAGAACGAGAAGCGGTACACGCTGAGCTTCGTGGCCGTCGGCGCCCCGCTGTTCCTGGCCGGTGCGGTCCTGGCGTACAAGATCCTCCCGCAGACCGCGGAGATCCTGCTCGGCTTCACCCCCGACCACGTCAAGAACCTGCTCCCGGTCGACGACTACCTCGACCTGGTGACGCGCATGGTCGTGGTCTTCGGTCTCGCCTTCGAGCTGCCGCTGATCCTGGTGCTTCTGAACTTCACCGGGATCCTCAGCGCCAAGCGGCTGGGCAGCTGGTGGCGGGGCATGGTCCTCGGCATCACGATCTTCGCGGCCTTCGCCACGCCCACCGGCGACCCGGTCACCATGCTGACCCTGGCCTCCCCGATCGTGGCCCTGTACTTCCTCGCCCTCGGGATCTGCCTCCTCAACGACCGCCGCCGCCGGCGTGCCGACCCGGATGCCGGCCTCGACGACGACGAGGCCTCCGAGCTGGACCTGACCCCCTCGTCCATCGGCGGGGCGGACGCGGCCCCGGCCCCCTCCGTGCTGCCCGAGCAGGCCGACGGCGGACGCCGCCAGATCAACGGTTACGACGACGCCACCTGA
- a CDS encoding siderophore-interacting protein has translation MAEGRARTVGTAVVVRTERLTPHMVRLVLGGDGLAGFGAGAYTDHYVKLLFAPEGVRYAEPWDLDEIRATHHREAWPRQRAYTVRAWDPARLELTLDFVVHGDEGLAGPWAARVQPGELVHFLGPGGCYAPDPAAGWHLLVGDESALPAIAASMERMPRGARVHAFVEIEGPQDEQDIATPDGVTPVWLHRGDRPVGAALLEAVTGLDFPSTDVHAFVHGEAGFVKELRRHLRLERGIARERLSISGYWRHGETDEGWRAIKRDWNATVEAEQDLPARAAA, from the coding sequence GTGGCAGAAGGACGCGCCCGTACCGTCGGCACCGCAGTGGTCGTACGCACCGAACGGCTGACACCGCACATGGTGCGCCTCGTGCTGGGCGGCGACGGACTGGCCGGATTCGGCGCGGGCGCGTACACCGACCACTACGTCAAGCTCCTCTTCGCGCCGGAGGGCGTGCGCTACGCCGAGCCCTGGGACCTGGACGAGATCCGTGCCACGCACCACCGCGAGGCCTGGCCCCGCCAGCGCGCGTACACGGTCCGCGCCTGGGACCCGGCCCGGCTGGAGCTGACCCTCGACTTCGTCGTCCACGGCGACGAGGGCCTGGCCGGCCCGTGGGCGGCCCGCGTCCAGCCCGGCGAGCTCGTCCACTTCCTCGGCCCCGGCGGCTGCTACGCCCCGGACCCGGCCGCCGGCTGGCACCTCCTCGTGGGTGACGAGAGCGCACTGCCGGCGATCGCCGCCTCGATGGAGCGGATGCCGCGGGGGGCGCGGGTGCACGCCTTCGTGGAGATCGAGGGCCCCCAGGACGAGCAGGACATCGCCACCCCGGACGGCGTCACCCCGGTCTGGCTCCACCGCGGCGACCGCCCGGTGGGCGCGGCCCTGCTGGAGGCCGTCACCGGCCTGGACTTCCCCTCGACGGACGTCCACGCCTTCGTCCACGGCGAGGCGGGCTTCGTGAAGGAACTCCGCCGCCACCTCCGCCTGGAGCGGGGCATCGCGCGCGAGCGGCTGTCCATCTCGGGCTACTGGCGCCACGGCGAGACGGACGAGGGCTGGCGGGCGATCAAGCGGGACTGGAACGCCACGGTGGAAGCCGAACAGGACCTCCCGGCCCGCGCCGCCGCCTGA
- a CDS encoding helix-turn-helix transcriptional regulator has translation MAANAIDQTRRMLSLVTYLRERPGAHVADVARAFGITEDELISDLDVLPMCGTSFRGGDLLDIDTDGDRIWWHNADASGESTAEPLRLAADEATSLLVAARAVATLPGLRESDRDALLRATAKLEAAAGEAAGASSRLSVTFESEGGVFADVDRAISERRRLWLRYYSPARDELTERTVDPIRLFAVGHTYLEGWCHLSEARRTFRLDRVAEIRLLDERAEPPAIEPRDLSEGLVQPAAEDPEVVVEVGPGGRWVAEYYPHDSADELPDGGLRIVLRSPDPASLRRLALRLGRDGRIVSPPELAQSARRAATEALAGYGEQV, from the coding sequence ATGGCCGCGAACGCCATCGACCAGACCCGCCGGATGCTGTCCCTGGTGACCTATCTGCGCGAGCGCCCCGGGGCGCACGTCGCGGACGTCGCCCGCGCCTTCGGGATCACCGAGGACGAGCTGATCTCGGACCTCGACGTACTGCCCATGTGCGGAACCAGCTTCCGCGGCGGGGACCTGCTCGACATCGACACCGACGGCGACCGCATCTGGTGGCACAACGCCGACGCCTCGGGGGAGTCCACCGCCGAGCCGCTGCGCCTGGCGGCCGACGAGGCCACCTCCCTGCTGGTCGCCGCCCGGGCGGTGGCGACCCTGCCGGGGCTGCGCGAGAGCGACCGGGACGCGCTGCTGCGGGCCACCGCCAAGCTGGAGGCGGCCGCCGGCGAGGCCGCCGGGGCCAGCTCCCGGCTGTCGGTGACCTTCGAGTCCGAGGGAGGGGTCTTCGCCGACGTCGACCGGGCCATCTCCGAGCGGCGCCGGCTGTGGCTGCGCTACTACTCGCCCGCCCGCGACGAGCTGACCGAGCGCACCGTCGACCCGATCCGGCTCTTCGCGGTGGGGCACACCTACCTGGAGGGCTGGTGCCACCTCTCGGAGGCCCGGCGCACCTTCCGCCTGGACCGGGTCGCCGAGATCCGCCTCCTCGACGAGCGCGCCGAGCCGCCGGCCATCGAGCCCCGGGACCTGTCCGAGGGCCTGGTCCAGCCGGCCGCCGAGGACCCGGAGGTGGTCGTCGAGGTCGGCCCCGGCGGCCGCTGGGTCGCCGAGTACTACCCGCACGACAGCGCCGACGAGCTGCCCGACGGGGGGCTGCGGATCGTGCTGCGCAGCCCCGACCCGGCCTCCCTGCGCCGGCTCGCGCTGCGCCTGGGCCGTGACGGGCGCATCGTCTCGCCGCCCGAGCTGGCACAGAGCGCCCGCAGGGCCGCCACAGAAGCACTCGCGGGGTACGGGGAACAGGTCTAG
- a CDS encoding 5'-3' exonuclease: MLLDTASLYFRAYFGVPDSVKAPDGTPVNAVRGLLDFIGRLVQDHRPDDLVACMDADWRPHWRVELIPSYKAHRVAQLSESGPDLEETPDTLAPQVPIIEAALDAFGIARVGVAGYEADDVIGTLTARATGPVDIVTGDRDLYQLVDDARERRVLYPLKGVGTLQVTDEAWLREKYGVDGPGYADLALLRGDPSDGLPGVPGIGEKTAAKLLDAYGSLAGIIAAVDDPRSKLTPTQRKRLDESRPYLAVAPKVVKVAADVPLPAFDPALPQTPARPEMVDALAHRWGLGGAMSRLSSALRP; the protein is encoded by the coding sequence ATGCTCCTGGACACCGCGTCCCTCTACTTCCGCGCCTACTTCGGCGTCCCGGACTCCGTGAAGGCCCCGGACGGCACCCCGGTGAACGCGGTGCGCGGGCTGCTCGACTTCATCGGCCGGCTGGTGCAGGACCACCGCCCCGACGACCTGGTGGCCTGCATGGACGCCGACTGGCGGCCGCACTGGCGGGTGGAGCTGATCCCCTCGTACAAGGCGCACCGGGTCGCGCAGCTGTCGGAGTCGGGCCCCGACCTGGAGGAGACCCCGGACACCCTCGCCCCGCAGGTCCCGATCATCGAGGCGGCGCTGGACGCCTTCGGCATCGCCCGGGTGGGGGTCGCCGGGTACGAGGCGGACGACGTGATCGGCACCCTGACGGCCCGCGCCACCGGCCCGGTGGACATCGTCACCGGGGACCGGGACCTCTACCAGCTGGTCGACGACGCCCGGGAGCGCCGCGTCCTGTACCCGCTCAAGGGCGTGGGCACCCTCCAGGTCACCGACGAGGCCTGGCTGCGCGAGAAGTACGGGGTGGACGGCCCCGGCTACGCGGACCTGGCACTGCTGCGCGGGGACCCGAGCGACGGCCTGCCCGGCGTCCCCGGCATCGGCGAGAAGACCGCCGCGAAGCTGCTGGACGCGTACGGGTCCCTGGCCGGGATCATCGCGGCCGTCGACGACCCCCGGTCGAAGCTGACCCCCACCCAGCGCAAGCGCCTGGACGAATCCCGCCCCTATCTGGCGGTGGCCCCCAAGGTCGTCAAGGTGGCCGCGGACGTCCCGCTGCCCGCCTTCGACCCGGCCCTCCCGCAGACCCCCGCCCGACCCGAGATGGTCGACGCACTCGCCCACCGGTGGGGTCTGGGAGGAGCAATGTCACGCCTGAGCAGCGCGCTGCGCCCATGA
- a CDS encoding TetR/AcrR family transcriptional regulator — protein MSGGSDEGPRRVGRPRADQLRPPSGRPPREELLCAAAELFTVRGYAATTTRAVAERAGMRQATMYHYFGGKEELLAELLESTVAPSLALSRRLLADTGRPAARRLWELCRSDVLLLCGGPYNLGALYLLPELDRPRLGPFRRMREELRDNYRALLDATPLGGELAADRAALALRGDLVFGLVEGVMLVRRRDPARPVAAFAEAAADAALRIAGVAPAF, from the coding sequence ATGAGCGGGGGAAGTGACGAAGGGCCGAGACGGGTCGGCCGGCCGCGTGCCGACCAGCTGAGACCGCCGAGCGGCCGGCCGCCGCGCGAGGAACTGCTGTGCGCGGCGGCCGAGCTGTTCACCGTACGGGGGTACGCGGCCACCACCACGCGGGCGGTGGCCGAGCGGGCCGGCATGCGCCAGGCCACGATGTACCACTACTTCGGCGGCAAGGAGGAACTGCTCGCCGAACTCCTGGAGTCCACGGTCGCCCCCTCGCTCGCGCTCTCCCGCCGCCTGCTGGCCGACACCGGCCGGCCGGCCGCGCGCCGGCTGTGGGAGCTGTGCCGCTCGGACGTCCTGCTGCTGTGCGGCGGGCCGTACAACCTGGGCGCCCTCTACCTGCTGCCCGAGCTGGACCGGCCGCGGCTGGGGCCGTTCCGCCGGATGCGCGAGGAACTGCGCGACAACTACCGGGCGTTGCTGGACGCCACTCCGCTGGGCGGCGAACTGGCCGCGGACAGGGCCGCACTGGCCCTGCGGGGCGACCTGGTCTTCGGCCTCGTCGAGGGGGTCATGCTGGTCCGCCGCCGCGACCCGGCCCGCCCGGTGGCGGCGTTCGCGGAGGCCGCCGCGGACGCGGCGCTGCGGATCGCGGGCGTGGCCCCGGCCTTCTAG
- the tatA gene encoding Sec-independent protein translocase subunit TatA, with amino-acid sequence MIGNLKPLEILLIIAVIVLLFGAKKLPEMARSLGKSARILKSEAKAMKKDGEVDDAPAAAPAADAQQPVAPRTIQAAPGDVTSSRPVGEPGRTAQG; translated from the coding sequence ATGATCGGCAATCTGAAGCCCCTCGAGATCCTTCTGATCATCGCTGTGATCGTGCTGCTGTTCGGCGCCAAGAAGCTCCCCGAGATGGCCCGCTCGCTCGGCAAGTCGGCCCGGATCCTCAAGAGCGAGGCCAAGGCCATGAAGAAGGACGGCGAGGTGGACGACGCCCCCGCCGCCGCCCCGGCCGCCGACGCCCAGCAGCCCGTCGCCCCGCGGACCATCCAGGCCGCCCCCGGTGACGTCACCAGCTCCCGTCCGGTCGGCGAGCCGGGCCGCACCGCCCAGGGCTGA
- a CDS encoding DEAD/DEAH box helicase, protein MTEELSPAERYAAARIRAAEEASALAPFREMYEFDLDPYQVEACKALEAGKGVLVAAPTGSGKTIVGEFAVHLALQQGRKCFYTTPIKALSNQKFADLVKRYGADKVGLLTGDNSVNGDAPVVVMTTEVLRNMLYAGSQALGGLGYVVMDEVHYLSDRFRGAVWEEVIIHLPESVTLVSLSATVSNAEEFGDWLDTVRGDTEVIVSEERPVPLWQHVMAGRRIYDLFEEESDHGGRGSARREVNPDLLRMAREENTRSYSPKDRRRGKMVREADRERERRSRSRIWTPGRPEVIARLDNDELLPAINFIFSRAGCEAAVQQCLYAGLRLNDDSARLKVREIVEERTASIPAEDLHVLGYYEWLEGLERGIAAHHAGMLPTFKEVVEELFVRGLVKAVFATETLALGINMPARTVILEKLVKWNGEQHADITPGEYTQLTGRAGRRGIDVEGHAVVLWQRGMDPVQLAGLAGTRTYPLRSSFKPSYNMAVNLVQQFGRHRSRELLETSFAQFQADRSVVGISRQVQRNEEGLEGYREGMTCHLGDFEEYARLRRDLKDRETELAKQGAAQRRAQAASSLEKLKPGDIIHVPTGKFAGLALVLDPGVPAGRSNGHRGYEYAEGPRPLVLTAERQVKRLAAIDFPVPVEAIDRMRIPKTFNPRSPQSRRDLATALRNKAGNVRPERHRPGRAAAADDREIARLRAELRAHPCHGCDEREDHARWAERYHRLKRDTQQLERRIEGRTNTIARTFDRIHALLTELDYLREDEVTVHGKRLARLYGELDLLASECLREGVWEGLSPAELAACVSALVFEARQSDDAAPPKVPNGPAKAALGEMVRIWGRLDALEEEHRINQAEGVGQREPDLGFAWAAYQWASDKSLDEVLREAEMPAGDFVRWCKQVIDVLGQIAAAAPASTAPPSSAGGSTVAKNARKAVDALLRGVVAYSSVG, encoded by the coding sequence ATGACCGAAGAACTCTCACCCGCCGAGCGGTACGCCGCTGCCCGGATCCGCGCCGCCGAAGAGGCCTCCGCCCTGGCCCCCTTCCGCGAGATGTACGAATTCGACCTGGACCCGTACCAGGTCGAGGCCTGCAAGGCACTGGAGGCCGGCAAGGGCGTCCTCGTGGCCGCCCCGACGGGCTCGGGCAAGACCATCGTGGGCGAGTTCGCCGTGCACCTCGCCCTCCAGCAGGGCCGCAAGTGCTTCTACACGACGCCCATCAAGGCCCTGTCGAACCAGAAGTTCGCCGACCTCGTCAAGCGCTACGGCGCCGACAAGGTCGGCCTGCTGACCGGTGACAACAGTGTCAACGGCGACGCGCCCGTGGTCGTGATGACCACCGAGGTGCTCCGCAACATGCTGTACGCGGGCTCCCAGGCGCTCGGCGGCCTCGGCTACGTCGTGATGGACGAGGTGCACTACCTCTCCGACCGCTTCCGCGGCGCCGTCTGGGAAGAGGTGATCATCCACCTCCCCGAGTCGGTGACGCTGGTCTCGCTCTCCGCGACCGTCTCCAACGCCGAGGAGTTCGGCGACTGGCTCGACACCGTCCGCGGCGACACCGAGGTGATCGTCTCCGAGGAGCGGCCCGTACCGCTGTGGCAGCACGTCATGGCCGGCCGGCGGATCTACGACCTCTTCGAGGAGGAGTCCGACCACGGAGGCCGCGGCTCGGCCCGCCGCGAGGTCAACCCCGACCTGCTGCGCATGGCCCGCGAGGAGAACACCCGCAGCTACAGCCCCAAGGACCGGCGGCGCGGCAAGATGGTCCGCGAGGCCGACCGCGAGCGCGAACGCCGCTCCCGCAGCCGCATCTGGACCCCCGGCCGCCCCGAGGTCATCGCCCGCCTGGACAACGACGAGCTGCTCCCGGCCATCAACTTCATCTTCAGCCGGGCCGGCTGCGAGGCCGCCGTCCAGCAGTGCCTCTACGCGGGCCTGCGGCTCAACGACGACAGCGCGCGCCTGAAGGTCCGCGAGATCGTCGAGGAGCGCACCGCCTCCATCCCCGCCGAGGACCTTCACGTCCTCGGCTACTACGAGTGGCTCGAAGGCCTGGAGCGCGGCATCGCCGCCCACCATGCGGGCATGCTCCCCACCTTCAAGGAGGTCGTGGAGGAGCTGTTCGTCCGCGGTCTCGTCAAGGCCGTCTTCGCCACGGAGACCCTCGCCCTGGGCATCAACATGCCCGCGCGCACGGTCATCCTGGAGAAGCTCGTCAAGTGGAACGGCGAACAGCACGCCGACATCACCCCCGGCGAGTACACCCAGCTCACCGGCCGGGCCGGCCGCCGCGGCATCGACGTCGAGGGCCACGCCGTGGTGCTGTGGCAGCGCGGCATGGACCCGGTGCAGCTCGCAGGCCTCGCCGGCACCCGCACCTATCCGCTGCGTTCCAGCTTCAAGCCCTCGTACAACATGGCCGTCAACCTGGTCCAGCAGTTCGGGCGGCACCGCTCGCGCGAACTCCTGGAAACCTCCTTCGCGCAGTTCCAGGCCGACCGCTCGGTCGTCGGGATCTCCCGCCAGGTCCAGCGCAACGAGGAGGGGCTGGAGGGCTACCGCGAGGGCATGACCTGCCACCTCGGCGACTTCGAGGAGTACGCGCGGCTGCGCCGCGACCTCAAGGACCGCGAGACCGAACTGGCCAAGCAGGGGGCGGCCCAGCGCCGCGCCCAGGCGGCGAGTTCCCTGGAAAAGCTCAAGCCCGGCGACATCATCCACGTCCCCACGGGCAAGTTCGCCGGCCTCGCCCTGGTCCTCGACCCGGGCGTGCCCGCCGGGCGCAGCAACGGGCACCGCGGCTACGAGTACGCCGAGGGCCCGCGCCCGCTGGTGCTCACCGCCGAACGGCAGGTCAAGCGGCTCGCCGCGATCGACTTCCCGGTGCCGGTCGAGGCCATCGACCGGATGCGGATCCCGAAGACCTTCAACCCGCGCTCCCCGCAGTCCCGCCGGGACCTGGCGACCGCCCTGCGCAACAAGGCCGGGAACGTGCGGCCGGAGCGGCACCGGCCCGGCCGGGCCGCGGCGGCCGACGACCGCGAGATCGCCCGGCTGCGCGCCGAACTGCGGGCGCACCCCTGCCACGGCTGCGACGAGCGCGAGGACCACGCCCGCTGGGCGGAGCGCTACCACCGGCTCAAGCGGGACACGCAGCAGCTGGAGCGGCGCATCGAGGGCCGGACGAACACCATCGCCCGCACCTTCGACCGGATCCACGCGCTGCTCACCGAGCTGGACTACCTGCGCGAGGACGAGGTCACCGTGCACGGCAAGCGGCTGGCCCGCCTCTACGGGGAGCTGGACCTGCTGGCCTCGGAGTGCCTGCGCGAGGGCGTCTGGGAGGGGCTGAGCCCGGCAGAGCTGGCCGCCTGCGTCTCGGCGCTGGTCTTCGAGGCCCGCCAGTCCGACGACGCGGCCCCGCCGAAGGTGCCGAACGGCCCGGCGAAGGCGGCGCTCGGCGAGATGGTCCGCATCTGGGGCCGGCTCGACGCCCTGGAGGAGGAGCACCGCATCAACCAGGCGGAGGGTGTGGGCCAGCGCGAGCCGGACCTCGGTTTCGCGTGGGCGGCCTACCAGTGGGCCTCCGACAAGAGCCTGGACGAGGTCCTGCGCGAGGCGGAGATGCCGGCCGGCGACTTCGTGCGCTGGTGCAAGCAGGTCATCGACGTCCTCGGGCAGATCGCGGCGGCGGCACCGGCCTCCACCGCCCCGCCGTCCTCGGCCGGCGGGAGCACGGTGGCGAAGAACGCCCGCAAGGCCGTTGACGCCCTGCTGCGGGGTGTCGTGGCCTACAGCTCGGTGGGGTAG
- a CDS encoding serine hydrolase gives MRTHRAAAVAGTAILLASGTAGTAAAEPTPPPPPKPRISDAAVATAVSRLDATVEDVMRRTKIPGVAVAVVHRDKVLYLKGFGLRRTGESAKVDPDTVFQLASVSKPVSSTVVAGALRDPAAWDKPLGSSLPGFALADPWVTSHVTPADLFSHRTGLPDHAGDLLEDLGYDQSYILGHLREEPLTPFRSSYAYTNFGLTAAAEAVARDHGTTWQKLSADTLFKPAGMTHTSTEFSAFANAADRAYGHVKNPDGTWSPRFVRDADAQAPAGGASSTARDMARWLRLQLGDGVLDGKRIIPADSLGRTRLPEIVSQAQTFRGVPQFYGLGWNVSYDDAGRLRLGHSGGFELGANTNVTLLPLEQLGIVVLTNAAPVGQADAIALDFFDTAEHGKPTADWLALTGALYAQELNEGHRSTTDYAHPPAGARPAREAGAYTGTYDNPFYGPLTVTADAKGALTLSLGPKPQRFPLTHYDGDTFSFVTTGENAIGRTGVTFSDGKVRIEYLDAEHLGTFTRK, from the coding sequence ATGCGTACGCACCGCGCCGCCGCAGTGGCCGGGACGGCGATCCTGCTGGCCTCCGGCACGGCCGGGACGGCCGCGGCGGAGCCGACCCCGCCCCCGCCCCCCAAGCCCCGCATCAGCGACGCCGCCGTCGCCACGGCGGTGAGCCGTCTCGACGCCACCGTCGAGGACGTGATGCGCCGCACCAAAATCCCCGGCGTGGCAGTGGCCGTGGTCCACCGCGACAAGGTGCTCTACCTCAAGGGCTTCGGCCTCCGCCGCACCGGCGAGAGCGCGAAGGTGGACCCGGACACCGTCTTCCAGCTGGCCTCCGTCTCGAAGCCGGTCTCCTCCACCGTCGTCGCCGGCGCCCTCCGCGACCCCGCCGCCTGGGACAAGCCCCTCGGCTCCTCCCTGCCCGGCTTCGCGCTGGCGGACCCCTGGGTGACCTCCCACGTCACCCCCGCCGACCTGTTCTCCCACCGCACCGGCCTGCCCGACCACGCCGGCGACCTCCTGGAGGACCTCGGCTACGACCAGTCGTACATCCTCGGCCACCTCCGCGAGGAACCCCTCACCCCCTTCCGGTCGAGCTACGCCTACACCAACTTCGGCCTCACCGCCGCCGCCGAGGCCGTCGCCCGCGACCACGGCACCACCTGGCAGAAGCTCAGCGCGGACACCCTGTTCAAGCCCGCCGGGATGACGCACACCAGCACCGAGTTCTCCGCCTTCGCGAACGCCGCCGACCGCGCCTACGGCCACGTGAAGAACCCCGACGGCACCTGGAGCCCGCGCTTCGTCCGCGACGCCGACGCCCAGGCCCCGGCCGGCGGGGCCAGTTCCACCGCCCGGGACATGGCCCGCTGGCTGCGGCTCCAGCTCGGCGACGGCGTCCTCGACGGCAAGCGGATCATCCCCGCCGACAGCCTGGGCCGCACCCGCCTGCCCGAAATCGTCTCGCAGGCCCAGACCTTCCGCGGGGTCCCGCAGTTCTACGGACTCGGCTGGAACGTCAGCTACGACGACGCCGGCCGGCTGCGCCTGGGCCACTCGGGGGGCTTCGAGCTCGGCGCCAACACCAACGTCACCCTGCTCCCGCTCGAACAGCTCGGCATCGTCGTCCTCACCAACGCCGCCCCCGTCGGCCAGGCCGACGCGATCGCCCTGGACTTCTTCGACACCGCCGAGCACGGCAAGCCCACCGCCGACTGGCTGGCCCTCACCGGCGCGCTGTACGCACAGGAACTCAACGAGGGCCACCGCTCCACCACCGACTACGCGCACCCGCCCGCCGGCGCCCGGCCCGCCCGCGAGGCCGGCGCCTACACCGGCACCTACGACAACCCCTTCTACGGCCCGCTCACCGTCACCGCCGACGCCAAGGGCGCACTCACCCTCTCCCTCGGCCCCAAGCCCCAGCGCTTCCCCCTCACCCACTACGACGGCGACACGTTCAGCTTCGTGACCACCGGCGAGAACGCCATCGGCCGCACCGGGGTGACCTTCTCCGACGGCAAGGTCCGCATCGAGTACCTGGACGCCGAGCACCTGGGCACCTTCACCCGGAAGTAG